TAAGCCTCTCTTCTAAAGCCTTTAATTCTTCTACTTTGCTTTTAATGAGTGCACTATTTGTTTGTTCAAATTCTCTTGATGTTTTCTCAAAGTCAACTTCCATGGCCACCTTTTTCTTTTCAAGATCCAGTAACTTATTTTGCATTTCTTTAAGACTATTATCCTTTTCTTCAACTGCCGCTTCAACCTGTTGAAGTTGGTGTGCCAATTCCTGCTGCTTAATCTCATTCTGCTCACTGTGCCTTTTGAGTTCCTCCATCAATGAATCGTTTTCTGCTGTTTTCCGAGTGATATGTTCCTCAAGCTCAGCAATTTTTGCTGTATGGATTTTTAGCTCAGCAACCATATCAgattcttccttctctcttctcaTTTGCTTTTGATCCATCAAACCCTTCATATGTTCTAAATTCTTGGTTTGTTTATCTACCTCTTCCTTGACTCTGTTCAGCTCCTCCTCTTTCTCACTAGCTTGGTTATTCATTAACTCCAGCTTATTATGCAACTCCTTAATTGTACTATGGTTCTGTGTAAATCTTGACTGTGCTTTCTTCTTCCACTCTGACATTTTGTTCATCCAGTGATCTACCTGTTCGAGTGCAGCTGCTTTTTCTTGATTTAGTGTATCAATTTTGATGGACAATTCTTGCACCTCATTCAATAACTGCAGTCGATTCTCTTTATGTTGTTTGTTTAACAATGCTACAGAAGCATCTTTTTCACTTAAGCTATTTTCTAGTTTGAGGTTTAACTCACTGACAAGTTTATTCAGATCAGCAATCTCCAACTTCTTCTCATTGATTTCCTCCTTCAGACTGGTGGCAGCATTAATATTCTCCGACAATTCTCTCTTCAGTTGTGCGATATATGCTTCCTTCTCTATTGCTGCTTGCCGTTGATGCTCTCCTTCTTTTTTCAACTGCTCTTTCTCTGCTACAAGCCCTTCAATATCCACCCTCATGGAACACAACAGGCTTTCCTTTTCTTGCAAGTGCTCTTTCAATTTTTGCAAAGTATCACAGTTCTCAGTTACTTGCTTAAGCTGAGTTTCCAGTTCAGGGATTTTACTGGTTTTGACTAAAATTGATTCTTTTAGTTTGGTTGCCTGATGTTGACAATGTGCAACTCTAGCAATTACCGTAGACATTTTTTCACTGAATTTTTCAATCATTTCATTGGCTTTTGTTTGCAATAAAGCTTCTGCTTTCTGCTGGTAATCCTCTAATTGTATGGTGATATCCCTTACAAGATTATCAAAGGCAGCTTTTTTCCCCTGAAGCTCTACACTGGTATCctcaatttttctcttatactCCTCATGTTCTTTAAAATGAGAGGACTCCAAAGACTGACATTTCTCTTCAGACGTTTTCAACCTGTCTGCCAATTCACTGACTTTAGCCTTCTCTTTGTCTCCCATTGCTTTTACTTCACTTAGCTGTTCCTGAAGTGCTTCCTTCTCTTTCAAAGTCAGACTAAAGTCATCCTTGAGTTTTCCAAGTTGTGCTTTGAGATCATGATCTTTTTGCGTCAAAGCAACCACTTCAGCTAATGTTTGCTGTAGCTTTTCTTGCAGTTCATTCAGAGATTGCTCCTTCTTTGCCTGCTCATCTTTCAACCGGATGATCTCTACACTAAACCCTTCTTTCTCTGCGGTGAGAGTAGccagtttctgtttcaagtctcCCACTTCCTGTTGTTTTTCCTGAAGTTCCAATTCATGTTTTTCCTGAAGCTCCTCAGCCTGCTGACTCAGCTTCTTTTCCCAGGATTGGACAATTTCTTCCAGCTCTTGTCTGTGAGTTTCTGCCAGACTTTCTAGCTGCTCTTTCTGATTCACCTCCAGTTTTGACACAGCATCATTGATTCCAGCTGAGCTGGCATGAGCCATTTCCAGCATTTTTGAATTGAATTGCTTTTCTTTCTGACTGAGCTCCaactgtttgtttttaatctcctTTTTCAGATTTGCTTCCTGGTCTGAAAGCTTTTTCTTAAATTTCTCAtgcatctgtttttctttctccttaaCGTTCTCTGCTTGTATCTCTTGATGCTTTAATTTGTTTTCATATTCACTCTTTAAAGCCCTAATTTCCTCCTCTTTGGCTGATAAGTGCTGCTCAAGTTTATTAATTTGTTGATTCAGGAGCCCCTTAATTTGTTCAAGCTCATTTTCTTTATTTGCAAAACAAGTCTTTGCCTGATCAACCTTTTCTCTCAGCTCTTTTAACTGGGATTCATACTGTTCGGTTAGAGAAGTGACTTTCTGTGTATTTTCTCTCTTTTGCTCTTCTAGCTCACATTTCAAATTATCTACCTGAGACATCCAAGAGTCTAAATCAGCCTTGACTCCATTCATTTGAGATTCCGTTTTTACCACCTGTTCTTCAAGATGAGATTTTTCAGTATTGACATCTGCCAGTTTTTGTTGCAGTGTCGTTAACTGATGTTCATAGGCACTTGTCTGTTCTCTTGCGCTGTCAGCAGTGGATTGACGAAGAATATCAAGTTCTGTAGACAACCCCTTGCATTCAGTTTCAGCTTTTCCTACAGATTCCTTCAGTTCTTTTACTTGCATTTCCAATTCCAGTTGGAGTTTCTCTTTGGCTTCCAAAAGTAGCTTGAGTTGAATTATTTCTTCTTGAAATGTTTTTTCAACTCCTTCATGGTCTTTAAAGATAGTTTCAATTTGTTTCTGATGGTGATTCCTCTGTTGCTCCAACTTGGCCTCAAACTCTTGCCGCCCTTTGTCTGCATCAGCTTTTAATGCTGATAGGTCTCCTTCAAGAGTCTGACGGATTTTTAGTGCTTCTGATAACTCAGAAGATAGGGCTTCTAGCTCCGTCTGCTTCACATCAAGTTTTTCTAAAGTCttctcattcatttcttttaTATGGGCATGAAACACGGCCTCTTTCTCTTTCAACATTTTAGTTACTTCTTCACATTGCCTTTTCAGCTCCTCCATTTCCGCCTGCTGCCGCCTGCTTAATGCATCAAGCTTCTCAGCCCAAAGTTGCTCCTGTTGCTGCTTCACATACTCCAgctcttctctttgtttttcagCTGAGGCAGTGGTTTCCTTAGCGTGTTTGTTTTGTTCTGATTCTACTTGAGCAGCCAATTCCTCCGGCTGGCTTTTGTAATGTTGTGAATCTTTTGCTAGAGAACTTTCCAACTCAAGAATTCTCTGTTAAAAAAATGTTAGTTTAAACATAGAGTGAATATAATGTTCATGAATTAAAATTTATGATTAACTTGAAAAGATACAGTTACAGAAGATGTATCCTACTTCTGTAAGAGTTACAGTTTTAAATATTTTGGCACTACCCAGCCAAAATCAAGCATTTTTAAACTCCTGCTGACTTCAATGAGTGAGTTAAACATATAGGCAGCCCTCTTCAACTGAAATCAAGGGGATTCAAAGTCCAGCTTTGGCTGCACAATCCTTTTACAGACAAGTGAAGAAAGACTgcatccagactaaattttccaactGGCTTCTGCCCATTCCTAGTTAAACAAGGATATCCCAATCTGCATGCACCAGAATGTCTCTGAGACACACTGTTATTCACTCGGAtataagggagtggcaggttacagggtatgagtgatagggttgtgagtatcctgcacagtgcagggggttggactagatgacccaggaggccccttccaactctatgattctatgaaactacaACTAACATGGCACATTGCTTTCAACCTGAGATTCTCTCAAACAGATAAGAATGCCCCCCTAAATGGAATAAAAGCACACTGTGGAAATCTTGGAGAATCATCACAAATCAGGTGATCCACCTGCGTGACACCCTTCACTATGGCCTTTATTCATTAGATTCTAAGAAATATAATGAAATTGGCTATCTTTTGTTGCAGCAACCAGATCACTGGAGAAAAGGTCACAATGAAATATTGAATTAGATCAGGTTCCTTGAGGAGAGAAACTAATGAAGGAAATACCTTTGAGAAGAGATATAATTACACAGCTGACTTGCCCCAACATTCACAGTGATAATTAATATAGGGTTAATGTTCACATACATAAGCCTCATATGGCATTTTGTAGCCTAGCTCATAAAGGCAAGtgggagaagaggaaaagagaaagggtAAGGTAAATAATGACAGATCAGATCACTCTCCTGCTACTACGCAACACATAGTATCACCATGTTGGGCGCTGCTCAGAAAAGACAGTTAATGAAATACTAAAGTGGAAGCAACTCTGAGTAGGATAGTACACCGTACTTTTCTGCTTTCTGCCTCAGGAGACTCTTTGGGATCCCAAAAACTACCAGCAAAACTCTCACCATGTCCTTTGAGCATTCTGAGAAGTTTCCCATTCACTTCTCAACAGAATTATTTTATATGCATACCCTTTATAGGCACTTCTAGATTTTAATCTAgcgaagtaaaaaaaaaaaaaactcaagtaTTTTACTCACAGTTTTGAAAGTCTCTACTTCTTGTTGCATGTCTTCAAGTTTTTTGTCACATTCCAATTGAACTGCTTTTTTCTGTAATTCTAATTCTTCTAAGGCTAATGATCCTTGTTGTTCTTTTTCATGTATGAACTGTAAATGTTCACTCTGACACTTTTTCTATGGAAagaatttggttttatttattcttttatattagAGAACCTTCTATATTACCAATAAGAAAGTTAAGCAAAACTATCAGTGTTTTTACTCTTGTTCATATCCACATTTTTAGAACAAAGCACAAAATGACTGTTCCTGATACTAGTTGATTGAAATCCTAGCAATAATCTCATAGTTGTGAAAGTGAACTGGTAACCTTAAATTACTTGAAGATTAACTATTCTACTGGTTCAAACTAATTTCACACAGGATCCTTTATAAGAAACAGGTGTATATTTGGAGGCTAATCTGCTGACCATTCGCTAGTCTATATATATGAAGGGTATGTAGCAACAGGAACCTGGTGGGGAAGGGCAGCTTCAGTGTTATCAATCCGTGGGCTTCCCCTACTGCAACCTTACGTATCCATGTGGATGCAAACATCTTCATTCTAAATTACATGAAAGGGGGGTTTATCAAAAGAGAATTAGATCTACAATGGTAAACAGTCACCCAACATGAACAGGACTACAGATAACATACTGCATTTTCAGAGGCTgctgagtccccccaggtgacaactcagctggctaagttttgtgccgccaccataaaaatccaacACTCTAAAGCAGCacagttttaagttctattttatgatctgttttaaattgtattacattaaatgatcATATTTTCTTGGTCTCTTAAGTAATGACTGCATATAACTtagtctgaacaactgtaataaagtttgattgattgattgatactgCATTTTCAACTGGAGAATATGGTAAACAatttgcacatttaaaaaatctaacaTTATAGCCCACTCATTCCCCCAATCTAAAATTCATGTTTTAAACTGAGTTGTTTACTAGacctcaaaagaaaagaaaatatttagttATCTACCAAATATCGGCTCTCTGCCTATCTTCGCAGACAGAGATAtgcctttaaaataaattatagtacttattttaaacaaaaacctGCACCTTAATGCAGGGAAGTAAGTGGGTTATAAGGGCAAAATGCAGATGCTGAAATCTACAAACTATGCCAAAAGTTTGCAGCAATTCTCACTTTACACAGCAGACACATCTATACTGTATTTGCCATAGTCTAGATAGATTCCCTGATATAAGTTCACGTGTATTTTATACACAGAGTTCTTTCCTGGTCACCACAGCACAAGTGTTTAGGCAGGACACATCTCAATTTTGTGTAGACCCTTTAGACACACTTACAAGAGTTGTCTTGAGTTGTTCCTTGAATGCTTGCTCTTGAGCCCTTAATTTATTATTCAGAATCTGTTCTTTCTTAGCCAACTCATTTTTATGCAACTTCTCCAGTGCGGCAACTCGTTCTTCTGAGGATTTCTGTAATTTAAGTCAGAAATATAAGAATTCCAAGAAACAGAGTTATTGCTCAGATAATTaagaggaaagcaattgtaattgTAACAAAAGAATCCTTGGACGGCTGTTCTGCACACAGATAAAACACTCCttgatgcattttaaaaagataaacccaaaagagtcccaattAAGACAGAAATATTAGTCTTCCCAGTACATTCAAACTAAGTACTTGCTTCTGAATAAACGTTATTACGATTCTGCTCTATGTTCCATGAGGCATGCTCCAAATCACACAACATTGCAGCCTCAGCAAGTTAGCTCCCAACAGGGCTTAATTCCTTTTATTCAAACAATTCTAACTGCTCCTTAGTTATGTAACAGAGCAAGCATTATGTTACTTCACAGTCTACTCTGAATAATATTGGAAGGCTGAATTGTCAAAGATGCTGTATCCCCCCTTTATTCTCTCACTGGCAAGGGGAGACTGAGTTCTGTTACAGCATTAATATGTATTTACCGAATAGTTATCATTTATATTCCAATTAAGCCTTAGCATTTACCTTCATAATGTTAACCACCTCCTGCTTCACCTTTGTTAACTCTTGTTGAAGGCTCACACGCTCCTCCTCGCTTGCTTTTTCAACCACCTTAATCCTGTCATCCATTTCCGCTTGTAACTTCTTGCGTGCTTCTTCAGTCCTCTGGGCTGTACTCAGAGCCTTCTCTAGCTCTTCAAATGCTGTGCAAGAGGAGAAACAGGAGAGTATAGATATATAAATAACACAGTACAAGATAGgcacagaaatcagttcttcaGTGAGCAGACCCTGTCCTTGCTAAAATACCTACAAAGAACAAATTGTGAAGTCACCCTGGACCTTAGAAGATGCTGCATTTGCCCTCATGTTCCCCAATAAACTCAACAATCAAGCATCTAAATGATACTTTCAGTTtagtggggtttttaaaaaaaattctcaattGTGCCTTTTAAGGGACTAGACAAGAATGCAAAGTGAAGGATGTCATTCACCAGCAATTTGTTTCTACTCAAACTAATGTTGGGTTAACAGTTCTCCAGAATCAACCAAGCAAAGAATGATTGGAATGTCAGCCCTATGATACCCTAAGAGCAGTTTTATCCCATAAGAATTCAGAACAGAATGTAACTCTATTGCAACGTGCCTGCTGTAGCACATCTCCGCTTTCAAAACTGTCAAACAGGTAACTGCAGGAGAATGACTACTATGTATTCACACAAAAATTAAGAAGAACATATCTGGCAAATTTTATTAAGAGTCTGGTCCTTGGCACAGGAAATCTTTAAACTGTGACTCTTAAAGTCACTTTTCAAAGTTAAATTTCTTTCAGGTCCCCACTTGAAAAAGTAAATTGCCAGAAAAGCTGCCTGGGAATAAGTACAGAATATGGCTATGAAATACTCTCTTTATGTTAAATAACTGTTACATAACATTTGGCCCTAATTGGCTGATGAGGGGGATACCCAGGAGTAGCATGGGGGCtattttgggctgcagcaggatgGGGAGGTGAGAAAGTTGCACCCATGGGCAGCAATTCCTTCTCCGGCAGCAACACCCTAATGGATCCAAGCGATTGTGTCAGAGTCATGGGGAGCTTTCTGCCGGTGGGAGCAGTCTCTGCAGCCAGAGGAAGGCTCCACACTGTGTCAAGTGGTGTTATAGGATAAAACCTATTGATTCCACACAAAGTACTTCAATAGGCAAATGTATATTGATTATATTGACTACATTTAGAATCTGCCATGTGACCTTAATGCCTAAATGATGGCACTGCCAATGTTAGCACAAACTCAGATACATTTTTCCCCATTTAAAGAAGTATTATCTATAGTTAATCGCTGTTCACTAGTTGCTGTTCCAGGGTGAGCAGGACACATAAGAAGGTGCTACTAGAAAAaagtggtggggagaagagaacTCTTGGGAATACTGTATTTGGTAGAAGCTGTGTTCAAATGCAACATCGAGTTGTGCCCTTGAGGCCAATGCCAAAAGTTCAAGCTGTAACAAATTCCTGCATATTCCTGCTATGTCACCTTTGTCTTCTTATGGTGGAATAAAATAACAGGACTAGAGTTACCATCATTCTGCGTGGTGAGGTAGATTAAAAACAAAGTACACATTTATTCACACAGGCACAGTCCCCAGCTTCTACTAGATTTGACTACTCAAATGCAGTAACTCAGCACCATGCAACCACACTACCATATTTACAGGCACACAATACCAAAGAAGAAAGCGAAGCATGCAGAGAATGGGCAGAGAAGATGCATGAAAGCACAAGGATGCAGCACTTCACAGAAACACATTCGGTTGCCTAGAAGTAAAATTTTATGCATCTCAGGCAGTCTGACACAAAAGCAAAAACACAAGAGCATTTCTCTCCAAGGTGATCCATTCTAACACCAGCAATAAATGAATGAGGGTCCTCTTCCAGTTACACCTGCAGGTTTTCAAAGTCACCCCTTTATTATACTCAGTTGTTCTGTGGACATTCCAGAGCTATAAAATCAATCATGAAACAAAAATACGTAGTTCTTCCCTTTAATAGTATACTATAATAGTAtactatatctttttttttaagatgccaTAAACATTATATAATGTCTACTGcaggaataaaaaaaaacttttcctatGTACCCTATGGTAAAAATCTACTAACTGAACATATTACCCGAAACACTAGCCTCTACCATACTGGTATACTGGTATACGTAGCAATGTTTCCTGGATTACCAAGTCAATAAATGTCTGTTTATACAGACAGTAACTGAAGTTTTTGGTTTATATTATTTCAGGGATGCAGATGTGATAAAATTCCTGCATATAGAAATGATTAGTTCAGAATCTCTCCCGTCAATATGATAGCTTCTATGTACCGAGAACCTTTCTTATGAAGAAGCAACCAATCACCTGCAACCTGAGGTGGTACGACACAAAAACAAGTTTATCACCTTGTGTATTTCTGTCAACCATCATTAGTCCTCAGCCTTTGTGATCAAAAATTAAGGAAAAGCATACTAGGTTTTAATTTGTTCAGGTAAGCTTACTCTcatgataacattttattttcctaggtgGTCTAGACACAACATACAGAAGAATGGTATCTCTTCCTGGACAGTCTCCAAGATAATTTGCAAGTTTCTGAACACGCACAGCACATCAGAAGTAGAAACAGGTATGAACGACAAGCTTGTATCCTGTCACCTGCCACTGAAAAATAGAACAGCTTAGATGTAGCTGAGATTTGGCTGATTTTTGACTAACGGGGAGACAGGTTATGATTCTATTCCAACAAAAAGCTATGCTGTGACAGAATGTTGCTACCCAACATTGACAGTATGCCATGGAGATGAAGACAGCTAGGTATAAGAATGGCCTCCATAAATATGGAAGACATAAAAAGATTCTACAAAGTAGAATCTTGCATCTGTTCTAGAACGAGATATAGAGGCATAAGATGTATCTCATTTCCTTTTTATAATAGAAGCCCTTAAATGTCTCCCATAGTCTAGATCCTTGATTTGGCTCTTACCAGATGAACAATTCATTTGATTCAAAAAGCTTGCAAAAagttttttggggaggagggcggGAAAGCACACTAGACAGCTAGTATAACAGAAGTGTTTTTTCCCTCTTTTATGATCCCATACCACGTTAACAAGTGTTTAACATTTGGCACCATCTAGTGGTAAGCTAAATAATTCCATATGTAGCCAAATTTTAACAAATAGAAGAATATTTGTGTAGTCTTTTGTGACAGACAAACCCAAGTGCAGAATCCAGTTGTTCTACGTGCAGGAAACTATCTCATACTGCTCCTTTAACTTATTAGTTATTGCTTCTAAGCAGATCACATTCAAGAAACTTACACTAGTTCAGGAAAGCTTCAATAGTAATGCTCTGAATTCTTTGAACAAATATCTGAAGAAACTTTCCTAGGTTCATTATAGAGATCAGAAAGTTCTCGTTCTTCATATACTTGCACATACACAACTCAAACAATGTCAAGAGAAAGATGCAAGAACCAATTGTTTTACCAGGGCTCAGAGACTGATCAGCCTCAGGGGTGTTTGTAACGAAAACGTAAAATGTTGGCATTATCCCTGTCTTTAAATTGTGGAAACACCGAGATCATTACAAAATAgcaattccttaaaaaaaaagaagatattcAAAGGACTCCAATATTCCAAGTTACGTGGGGATTTTATGGAATAAAACATACTGCCTGAGAAGCACAGAATTTAACTTTGGAAAGTTGGCTGCAAGCAGCATGTTAGTGATGTAAGGAAGAGATCCCTTACCCCAATCCTGTTCATACAAGGCTTGGGAAAGGCACCGTGATTCACTTATTGGCATGTGTGGATGCACAAAAATAAGATCCTTTGTGAGATTTTAGTACATAGTGCTGATGGTCACAGAACAAGCATCTGCAATAATCACCTTACAAATAATCTGTTAAAAGTTTTATTCCATACATTTCCAGCGTTGCATTACATGTTTAAAAGATGAAAAGAACTTCTCCATCACATTGTACATTGGTATTGATACCCTAAACACAGTCACCCTAAACTCCaaagcaggggtaagtcaacctgtggtcctccagatgttcatggactacaattcccatgagcccccgccagcattggctggcaggggctcatgggaattgtagtccatgaacatccggaggaccacaggttgactacccctgctccaaagcaaacaggactgtgacgtaACCAAATCACAGCAAGGAAAgatagaaaagaaaaatctaaatataatccAATGTACAGAAATACTGTACTACTAAATGAAGCCAGTCATTAAAACTGAAAAGGAGCTATCAgaattgtaatgttttaaaatttaaaattctttCTACAATAACTGACTTTTCAACATTCCTTCTTATCTTCCCCTCCTTTACCATCCCAATTGGTTTCCCCTGTAGTAGCACAAAGTCTGGAGACAAAGTCAGGAGACAGGATGTAGGAGAAAGTAGGAGAAACCCTGCATCCTCATGAATACACACGCCCTCCTCCTGACTCTGGAACAATTTCTTCCCTCTTTCCATGATTTCAAAGATGCATGCATGCCAAAGCAAACTATGAAGCTGTGGAGTTCACTTAATTTGTCTGAACCATAATTTGTGTTAGTGTCCCTGCAATGTGAAAGAAGGGTTAAATGCTCATAACGGGTGGGGGAGGCAGAGTACTTCAGAAAGAGAAGAGCAAAGTGCACTTTCTTAAGGCTAGCTCCTGATATGCAAAAGCCACTGCTTGGGAGATTGTATTCTGTCTTTACCAGGCCTCAATGAATCTTCCCCCATGCTCTTCATCTATCATGTCATCATGTCTGATATCAGGGCAGAATTTTAAACGGTTGCTGGCCAGTCTGCACTTCATGAGGCGTTCATTCCTCACAGcatttttgggggaaaaaattcttATTGGTAGCATTGCTATAAGCCAAGAATGGGTTAGCCACCCTAAAGCACTCATCATTCACAAGACTTAGTAGTCGAGTCTTACTGAACTAGTCCTTAGTCAGCTAATAAACTGGAGTACCTTTTTGATCTTGTTTTGGAGCACCTTGTTTCAAATGGTTTAAATCCTTACGGAGCATCCCACAACCCTTTTTGAACTTTCTGATTCCGGCATAAAAAGGGGGCGTGCTTGTTATGAATAGGCTCATGTTTTCAATGTAGCATGCTGGAGAGGATTCACTGGCCAGCCCATCACACCCTCTCTTATCTCTGCTTGTACTTCACATGCTCGCATTTCTAGACTAGCAAAGAGCGGTGTGGAAAGGAGAAGGGATGCTGCAGGCTTCAGCAAAACACACCACAAGGCTCTGACTACAATATGGGTTTGGAAGGCCACACAGACACCCCTGGACATCTAC
This Paroedura picta isolate Pp20150507F chromosome 11, Ppicta_v3.0, whole genome shotgun sequence DNA region includes the following protein-coding sequences:
- the GOLGA4 gene encoding golgin subfamily A member 4 isoform X2, which translates into the protein MFKKLKQKISEEQTPPAPRSPGSRPPEDSSLSSPPVTRSRTSSLVGQNDESTLTSNRESVSKHTDPSSNYNENEQSSLQPSEIQSFAQKLQLRVPSMESLFRVPLKDSLFRSSSKESLVRTSSRDSLNKLDFDSPGPTFDPPSDVESEAEELPGNADSLPKEQLLQRLRRMERNLGSYRGKYSELVTAYQNVQREKKKLQGILSQSQDKALRRIGELREELQMDQQAKKHLQEEFDASLEEKDQLISVLQTQVSLLKQRLQNGQISIEIPEPNVQTQPQVQSLAKDIDTENTLQPGSPGGDGDSSKILESLTQRVKRQENLLHRCKETIRMHKERSAQLINEKEALQEQLDERLQELEKIKDLHMTEKTKLITQLRDAKNTIEQLEQDKGMVIAETKRQMHETLEMKEEEIAQLRAHIKQVLTQSEELKEQKEKSEKAAFEELEKALSTAQRTEEARKKLQAEMDDRIKVVEKASEEERVSLQQELTKVKQEVVNIMKKSSEERVAALEKLHKNELAKKEQILNNKLRAQEQAFKEQLKTTLKKCQSEHLQFIHEKEQQGSLALEELELQKKAVQLECDKKLEDMQQEVETFKTRILELESSLAKDSQHYKSQPEELAAQVESEQNKHAKETTASAEKQREELEYVKQQQEQLWAEKLDALSRRQQAEMEELKRQCEEVTKMLKEKEAVFHAHIKEMNEKTLEKLDVKQTELEALSSELSEALKIRQTLEGDLSALKADADKGRQEFEAKLEQQRNHHQKQIETIFKDHEGVEKTFQEEIIQLKLLLEAKEKLQLELEMQVKELKESVGKAETECKGLSTELDILRQSTADSAREQTSAYEHQLTTLQQKLADVNTEKSHLEEQVVKTESQMNGVKADLDSWMSQVDNLKCELEEQKRENTQKVTSLTEQYESQLKELREKVDQAKTCFANKENELEQIKGLLNQQINKLEQHLSAKEEEIRALKSEYENKLKHQEIQAENVKEKEKQMHEKFKKKLSDQEANLKKEIKNKQLELSQKEKQFNSKMLEMAHASSAGINDAVSKLEVNQKEQLESLAETHRQELEEIVQSWEKKLSQQAEELQEKHELELQEKQQEVGDLKQKLATLTAEKEGFSVEIIRLKDEQAKKEQSLNELQEKLQQTLAEVVALTQKDHDLKAQLGKLKDDFSLTLKEKEALQEQLSEVKAMGDKEKAKVSELADRLKTSEEKCQSLESSHFKEHEEYKRKIEDTSVELQGKKAAFDNLVRDITIQLEDYQQKAEALLQTKANEMIEKFSEKMSTVIARVAHCQHQATKLKESILVKTSKIPELETQLKQVTENCDTLQKLKEHLQEKESLLCSMRVDIEGLVAEKEQLKKEGEHQRQAAIEKEAYIAQLKRELSENINAATSLKEEINEKKLEIADLNKLVSELNLKLENSLSEKDASVALLNKQHKENRLQLLNEVQELSIKIDTLNQEKAAALEQVDHWMNKMSEWKKKAQSRFTQNHSTIKELHNKLELMNNQASEKEEELNRVKEEVDKQTKNLEHMKGLMDQKQMRREKEESDMVAELKIHTAKIAELEEHITRKTAENDSLMEELKRHSEQNEIKQQELAHQLQQVEAAVEEKDNSLKEMQNKLLDLEKKKVAMEVDFEKTSREFEQTNSALIKSKVEELKALEERLISETNMKTAELKKKAEQRIGSIKKQLTSQMEEKEQMHRREIEPLMQKLQEKENKITSLEERLKSTEDSSVLEKEMIQKVETIKVSTEQDKLHALENMQQMYELKMNILQNDLWEKEKLLQTYNGEQKTSNTPELEAQKQLEELLRKNQDDHIKIEKLQQELEEQIKKHNSLIEQHTKDSCDLVRIQEELETKEQNRQEMENMIEDLQKKLRETEEERQALQKKISSFSDDLAREKDLYKAELGKMTSEYEEKLQGLQQQVDEKSDLIKALEESTNEKAQSGHELQKLLDDLRSQQKDLLAKLEEAEREKKKHSKDMNKLQKDLRILRKEHQQELEIIKKESLEEMEQKLKYEQEDAELKHNSTLKQLMREFNTQLAQKEREVETAVQEAISKAQEVEAELIESHHTEITQLHKKILEKDDDLQRTVKKYEEILESREEEMTGKVNELQEQLEKLQEEYKQRLTDEENWNSGEVTIADLQAQLAQKTTLISDSKLKEQEFREQIHTLQDRLKNYEKGLYVTTVGTPYRDGNLCHSDVSLFGEPTEFEYLRKVLFEYMMGRETKTMAKVITTVLKFPPDQAQKILEREDARTLSWLRPSP